The genome window CTGTTTCATTTTTTGCATGTGCCCCATCGCAAAATGGTTGAGATGATGAGTAGCCACAACTACACCACATTTTTTTGGAACCTTCTTCCATCGAAAGAACATAGGGTGATTTCTGAGCTGGTATAGGTGCTTCTGCCATGATAAACCTCTTATTGGATTGAATTTTATTGAATCAAAATCTTTGAATCAGTTTGCTTGATTGCTTACGGACTTAGACTCTAATTTACAAAGGTTTTCATATAACTTTGTAATATTTGGTATTTCCAAATTATAAAAAAAACCGTATTCTATTAATTTTCCGTAGATTGCATCAATCTCCATAGGACGACGATTTTCGAAATCCAATTTCATGCTGGTTGGATAGGGTTTCATTTTTCTTGTTCGTTCAAGCCTGTCCGCAATAAAGGAGTCGGTGATTTCGAGGTTCATAGCTTTTGCGATCAGTTGGACTTCTGACATCAATTTTTTAACCAAGTCCAAAATTTTCGGGTCATTCATCATATCATCGGTCTGAGAATTGTAAACTACACTGAGTCCATTAAATGGAACATTCCAAATCAATTTCTTAAGTCTAGCGAGAGTTAAGTTGGATTCACAAGTTACAGGAATTTTTGCTTTTACCAACATCGATTCTAAAGTATCCAAATCCATTCCAGAATCAACATTTCTCTTGTGAGGTTGATTTGTTTTAACAGAGGATATATTTTTTTTATCAATCGAATTATGGGTCGCCATTGAATTTGCTGGTTTGTATTCAGCGATTGTGAGATCCCCATAATCAATATGTTGGATGACAGCTTGAGATTTCCGAACGCTACAGAGAAATGCTAAACCTGCGAAAATTCTTGAATTGGGCAAAATCTTATAGATGAGTTCTTCTGTTCCGATTCCATTTTGAATCAAAAGAACTGCGGGTTCGATCACAGAGGAATTCGAATTTTTTGTTTTGGATTGATTGTCTGAACTAGTTTCTGGATCCAGAGTGGTTTTTTTAGATAAATAATTGATTAATAGATCGCCTAGCGATGAATTGTCGGTTGACTTGATACAAATGATTATTAGATCTATATTCCTGGGTAACAATTTTGGATCTTGAACAAAATCAACAGGATAGGTTGTTCTATTGTTTATATCGGATACAAATTGTTCCGTAGAGATGAGTTTGATATCTCCCCATGGCGACAGAATCTCTAAACCATATCTCATACAGTAATCGTAGTCGGAACGTAAGAGAAAAGTTACTTGATTGCCAGTTGAAGCAAGCAATCCACCATAAAACCCACCGACAGCACCCGACCCGATAACAACAATTTTCTTCATTAGAATAATCTAATTTTAATTTCTTCCCTCATAGCCAATCACATCCATAAAAGCGGAGACGCTAAATACAGCCTTACCAGGACCCGGATCTCCATATCCAGGAGGCGTCGGGAGATTGTATTTCTCAAATGTTTCTTTCCACACTGTGAGAAGTTCACAAAAATATTCCAATGGGGGACCTGCCTGCGTCCCTAAAGTAGTAAAAGGTTCAGGACACCAAGCGGTAAATCTAGGAACAATTCCCTTAGACATAAAAAAATCCAAACCTTCACCAGTGGATCGTATAGCCTCTGCTACAGTTTTGAAACCATATGGTTGAGATAGTTCCACTCCTCCAACAAAATTCGGAATTACATTTTCTGCACCGAATACTTCTGCAGAATCAACAACTCTTCTGATCCATGTATCATATCCAATCCATGCTTCTTTGCCAGGACATATTTTTTTGAATAGTTCACGATCCCATACTTCATAGTTAGGATGATAGATTTGGATTCCTGAATCTTTGAATTTTTTGCAGTCGTCTTTCTCAAAAGCTTGAGCAACCAACTTACCCATCCAACGACCTGGAAATTTAGTTTCTATTGCCTGAGGATATTGCAAATAAAAATCTACTTCATTTTTTTTCTTAAGTTGGGTTAGGACTGAACCGCCGGTTATAGTGTATACTTTTGCTACTTCATCTTCAGCATCTATCCATGACAAAACTTCGATGAGGTCTTCTACATCCTTGACTCCAGTGTAAGGTCGTCCAGCTCCCTTTTGTTGTCGGTAGTTATGATTGATGTCACAGTATGCACATTCTTCTTCTTTTCCAAAATATTGACAGTTTCGAAAAACTGTAAGATAGATAAGATAACCCCATTCAATGACCGGTGCAATCTCGCCTGGAAATTTTCCAGACTTTGTTTTATGGCGATACCATGCAGGTTTTGGCGGATAAGCTGCGTTACCTAGATTGGTTTCATACAAAAAGAGAGTTGGAATTCCATCTACCAATTTCATCTTATACGGTGAATTAGCATTGTTTCGAGTCGATATCACTGTAGGTTTCAGTGCAAAATGTCCACCTTGGATTCGGATTTCTTCTGGAGCTTGTGTATCGGCACCATCAACTAAATCTGCGAGGGGAGTATGATCGAATGAGAAAATAAAATAGTCTTTAGATTTATAATCCTTACCAATTTTAAAAGATTCTGGAAGAAAATGAATTCCTTGTCTCAAGATATCTTGTTTTACGATTGCTTCGATCGGAATGGATTTATATTTTCGTTCCATTTCTTCGAGAAGCTCTAAGGAGGAAGGTTGTCTGATTGTATTAGTTTGAATGGTTGCCATTTTGCTTATCTAGACTTTAGACTTTCTATACTGTCTAACTTTCTATGAGACCCTATTTAATCACTGTTCTTTTTCTATCTATTTTTGCAACTCAGCGAATTTTCAGTCAATCCATAGAGCTTATTCGTGTGGGATCTGGATTTGATCAGCCCACAGAAATTTCTTCCATTCCAGGCAATGATACTGATCTGATCGTTTTGGAAAAAACAGGCAAAGCAAAACTTCTGAATCTGCAAACGGGTTCTGTTCGCACAGTGATTGATCTTTCCAAAATTGTCCTCACTTCCTCTGAGCAAGGTCTGCTCGGAATTGCTTTTGCGAATGATTACTCGAAATCCGGTAAAATATATCTGAATTTTATCATGAAAAGAAATTCGGAAGATCGCACCATCATTGCCGAGATCAACCAAGATATATTTCGTTCCACAGAACCTATTCTAGAAGTTGATAATATTCTTAAGGAAATAGCTCAGCCTTATGCAAATCACAACGGTGGATGTATTCGGATGGGTAAGGACGGCTTTCTCTATATTGGTTTGGGTGATGGAGGTTCAAGCAATGATCCACATGGTAACGGACAAAATAGCAAAACTTTTCTAGGTAAATTATTGAGAATTGACCCAAAACTTGGTAAGGGTGGAATGCAGTACCAAATTCCCAAAGACAATCCTTTTTACAAAAGCAAAGAATTCTATCCGGAAATTTATGCATATGGCTTCAGAAATCCTTGGAAATTTAGTTTTGATCGAGAGACTCATGAACTATTCCTTGCAGATGTCGGACAAAATCGAATCGAGGAAGTTAACGTTGTTCGGAAAGCTGGGAATTATGGTTGGAATATTTTTGAGGGAAACGAATGCTTTAAAGGCAATTCAAAATGCAAGGATTTGAAAGGTGCAATACAGCCCATTCATACCTACAATCATGATCTTGGGCAGTCCATTACGGGCGGATACGTGTATCGAGGGACAACGATTCCTTCTTTTCAGGGTCATTATGTGTTCGGAGATTTTGTTTCTGGAACAATTTGGAGTCTGAGTTATCAAAAGGGTAAAATGACGGACAAAATGTTACTCAAAACCAAGATGAATATCAGTACTTTTGGTGAGGACAATTTTGGAGAACTCTATTTGGCAGATTTTTCCAAAGGTGAGGTTTACAAGCTTCAAAATGCAAAAAAAACCTTAAAATAAGCAGTTTACCCACAAATTAAAAGATTTTTCTTGATTTTCTGATTGGTATTGAGTATTTTTAGCAAGTAAGCAATTAGCGATGTGAACTTTTTTCTTTTTTGTGAAAATTGTTTATTCTCATTTGTTATTAAGAATAGCCCCATTGGGCGAAAATAGAAGGTTAGGTTAGCAGTTATGAAACAAGTACCATTAAAAGTTGTTCTCATTGTGTCTGCACTTTCGATCCTTACTTTGGTTTGCAAAAAACCAGATACAGATCTAGAAAGTTCAGCTTCCAAAGGTAGCACGATCAGTGCAGTGATTGTTTTCAGTGTGGGAGATTCTAAAGTATCTCACGCAGACGGCACTGAAGAAAGAGCGCAGTTAGGAGCATCAGTCAAGACTGGTGATACCATTAAAACTGGGGAGAAAGGAAAAGTGGATCTGCAACTTGACAATGGATCTTCTATTCGTATTGCTCCATCAACCACTCTTGATTTTGCTAAATTAGCAATGAATGCTTCTGGATCTTCAGAAACTCAACTAGCACTTGTGTCTGGTAAAGTTTTTGCCAATGTGAACAAAGCTAAGAAAGATGATAACTTTTCTATCGTTACACCGACCGCGATTGCGGGTGTTCGTGGAACATCTTTTATTGTTGAGAACGATGCTAAGACCAATAAAGCTAAAGTAAAAGTTGTAGATGGTGCAGTTGCTATGTCATCTAGAATTCCCGCTTTAGAAAATCTTAAACCAGAAGAAATTGAAGCAAATGCAGACTACAAAAAATTAGTAGCATCGATTGAATCTTCTTCAGTTGTTTTAGAAAAGGGGCAACAAGCATCACTTAAGTCAGACAATAAGAAATTGGTTTCTGACATCGACAAGTTAGATGTATCAGCTGTATCATTAGTTGTTGCTAACGAAAAGCCTGAGATGACTCAGTCTAGTCTTACAAAATCGGAAGAACAAGAACTCAAAACGATTGTAAAAGTAGATGAAGCAACAGCAAAAGAACTTGTTGACTTGAACCAAAAAGGCGCTTCATCTGAAGATGCAACTAAACTCGCTGAGATTGAAAAGAAAAGAAAAGAAATCGAAGAGAAGTTAGCTGGTAAACAAGAAGTTCTTAAGAAAGAATTTGAAAATTCTTTAGCTGAGAAACCTAAAACTTTCACTAACAAGAAAGATATAGTTTCTTATTACGAAAGAATTGAAAAAATCGTTCTTACAAATGGAAGTTTTGAGGTTGGTGCAATCATCAATCAAGAAAACAACACAATGATCGTTCACACTGAACTCGGAATTAAGAAAATCAATCTTGATGACGTTGAAGAAGTAATTTACGATTATCAATCCAAAACAAAATTCTAAAACTACCTATCTATTTCTGGCTTCACATATGTGGAGCCAGATAGATATCTTTGCTTTCACATCCAACAAACAATTTATGCCAGAACAATTGTCTGGTTTCCATAACACTCCCCGAGCTCAAAGATCAATTGATGCATTCTGATCTAATCATCACATTTTGTTTGATTTTCTTCATGATTCTTCTAAATGGAATATTTGCCGGCTATGAAATCGCCTTAGCTTCTGTTAATTTAGGACGACTCAAAGTTCTCAGTGAAGCCAATGTTCCGGGAAGTAAATCTGCCTTGGATATGAAACTTCGGATGGAGGCAAGCCTTGCTGTAGTCCAAATCGGAATTACTCTTGCAGGAGCAATCGCCGCTGCAACCAGCGGAGTGAGTGCTAAAGAATTGATCACACCCGCGATTCTAAATTGGATCGATATTCGAGAATCAGTAGCGGATTTTCTCGCGATTGCGATTGTTGTAATCCCTTTAACATCTGTAACTATAATATTTGCTGAACTTGTGCCAAAGACGATCGCAATAAAAAACAACGAGATAGTTTGCTTGAAGCTAAGCCCATTTATGCAAGTAGTGAGCTATATGGTATATCCGAGCATTCTATTCTTTGAATGGTCTACTAAAAATATTGTGAGATTGTTTGAGTCAAAATCTGGAGATTTTTTTTCGGAGGGTGATCTAGGACTCATTGAATTAAAGGCTCAAGCAAATGCCTTAAAAGCGAATCGAATCATAAATTTACACCAAGAACAAATTATCCTCGGTGCAAGCAATCTTTCTCAAGTAACCTGTGCAGATATTTTTATACCTGTATATGAAGTGGTCTCTCTTTATGTCGATGATGATTTACCTGGACATTTTGTAACCATACACCTAGATCCTTATACAAGATTTCCTGTAATTGAAGAGAAGGGCAATCCAAGTTCTATTATTGGATATGTGAATATTAAAGAGGTGATTTTTCTTGCCAAAACACATCCGAATAATCCTAATTTGCGAGAAATTTTAAGACCATTGATTTCTATGAACGAGGATACAAGTATTGGAGATGCATTTGCAAAAATGATGAGAGAACATGTTCACGTATCCCTCGTCAAAGATAAAAATCAAAAAATTTTGGGAATCATTACCTTAGAAGATATTTTGGAAGAGGTTGTTGGAGACATTCAAGATGAATTTGATCGTCTACCTAAACATTTAACCCAATTGGGGAAGAGTTATATAGTTGGAGGTGGAGTCAGCCTCAATACAGTTTTGAAAACTATAAAAATGCAAAGTGATTCTATATATCCAGATAATTTAAATATGAGTGATTGGTTAAGATCAAAGCTGCAAAAAAAAATTCAGGGTGGAGATGTATTTGAAATAGATGGGCTTAAGATTCTTGTTAGGAAAGTGAAAATGAATCGAATTTTTGAAGTCTCTATATCAATCAATGATTCTGGCTTACATAATAGGTATTCCAAACAAGCTTGATTGCCTGCATAATTGGTGTTATATCTAAAACGGCAACTTTATCTAAGTATCCAAGCAATATCCGATTGCGTCCATATACTTGAGGATTGCCCCATTCAACTTTGACATCTGGAATTCTATCTAATGCATTGAATACAATCTCTTTTGCAGTATAGTCACCAATTTCCTCTTTTAAAGCTGATAGCTCAGTCATGATCGCATGATAGAATAGACGTGTTAGCTCAGCATTGGGAAGCGGAGGAAGCGAATTCTCAATCTGCGAGCTGTTCAATTTGTTCGTCGGCATGGTAGGAACTTCTTATTAGCGGACCAGATGCAACCGAAAGAAAACCAATTTCTCGTGCATATTTTCCATATTTGTTAAACTCTTGGGGAGATAGATACCTTTGAATCGGGAAGTGTGTTTCTGTTGGCTGGAGATATTGTCCAATCGTTATCATGCTCACTCCATTTTTTCTTAAATCATTTAAGGCCTCATAAACCTCATGTTCTTCTTCACCCAATCCTAATATAATTCCTGATTTTGTTCGAAATCCATGTTCATGAGCATCTTTCAATACTTCCATTGAGCGATTATAATTCTTAGCTGGGGTAATATCTGCAAAGAGTCGTTCGACTGTTTCGATATTGTGGTTAAATATATCTGGTCTAGATTGATAGATTCTATCCAAGGATTCACGCTTTGCTTTGAAATCAGGAACCAAAATTTCAATTCTACAGTTAGGCAATCGTAGACGAATCTCTTCTACTGTGCGTGCAAAATGTTCAGCTCCTCCATCACCTAAATCATCGCGATTGACAGATGTCACAACAACATGTCTTAATCCAAGTGATAGAGCTGATTCGGCAACATCGACAGGTTCATTCTCATCTAGTTTGAGTGGTTTACCAAAAGCAACGTCACAGTATTTGCAGCGTCTCGTACAAATATCTCCTCCGATCATATAGGTTGCAGTTTTCCTTGACCAACAATGATTGAGATTGGGGCAAGACGCTGATTCGCATACGGTATGAATACTTCCTTTTGAAACATTTTCCCGGACAAGGGATACTGCATCATTGGGTGTAGGAAATTTTAAATTAACCTTCATCCAATTCGGTTTATCAGGCACCGGCGTCACGGACTTGGTTCTGGCTTTCTTTTTGAGTGGATTCATTTCCTTAATCTTTAGACTTTCCTTGATAGCAGTATTTTGTAAAATGGAATTTATGAGAATCAATCGTTTCCTGGCGGGATCGGGAATCACGAGTCGAAGAAAGGCAGAAGAGTGGATTCGCGAAGGAAGGGTTCGAGTCAATGGAAACCTTGTGGTAGATCTTGGTACTCAGATCAATACTGAGTCTGATCTGGTGACTGTGGACAATGTTCCTTTCAATGAACACAAGCCCGTATCAATCGATAAAGTTATCATTCTTAATAAACCTGCAGGCTATCTAACATCTCATTCGGATCGATTCCATGATAAAACTATTTTTGATCTTCTTCCGCAAGAATACGCAAATTTTCGTTTTGCGGGGAGACTGGATTTGGAATCTAGAGGTGTGTTGATCTTGTCGGATTCTGGAGATGTGATTCAAAGATTGAGTCACCCGAGCCTAGGTCCAGAAAAGGAATATATAGTTCATACATTTCAGAAAATCAATGCCCAAAAAGTAGATGTAGATTTTAGAGTTGGAATTCGAGACCAGGGCGAAACCCTTCGAGCTAAATCAGTTTCACCAATTACTGGTGATACAAATTCATTTAGGGTAGTTCTTGAAGAAGGGAAAAAACGTCAATTGAGAAGAATGTTTCTTAAGTTAGGTGGTAGAGTTTCCGATTTGTATCGTGTTCGTGTTGGTAATTTTTCTCTAGAAAAAATCAATATTGCTGAAGGTAAATGGAAATGGATCGACTTAAACAAAATAATCGATAAGGCAAAGTAGTCATGAAAGATAAGAAATTTTTATTATATCCTGTATATTTTCTTCTAGTATTATTTATAATTGATAAAATATTTTTGATAGATTTTTTTCGAAAAGATTTTATCCAACCTGGAAATGCAATGTTTTACTTTCAGAGAAATCAATTGCAAGAGAGAATTAAGAACGATCCCAGCTTAGAAAAAGGCAATAAAAAACTCGCTGTAGCTCTTGGTGATTCCAGAGCCTATCCTTTCTCAGAGCCAGGACTAAGTGAGAAAGAAAAAGACAATTGGATTATATATAATTTTTCAAGTCCGCAAGCTGTTCCCATGTATTCGCTTATGCGTTATGAAAGGCTTATTGAAGATGGGATTGTTCCAGATCTCCTCTATGTTGCTATAAGCCCGGAATCATTTGATGATTCGAAGGGTGCTATCTATGATCCTTTTATGCGACTCGGTATGGATGAAAAATTTAAAAAAGACTATTGGGATTTGATTCCTTGGAGTGCTCGTTATGATTATATACTAGGTAAAGTATTTGCTTTTTATGGACTCAAACTCGACTTCAAAATGTTGTTAGATCGTTATAAATACAATAGAATGTCAGATTACAACCCGGAATTTAATGAGGAAGTTATGATTCTCAATCTTGGGAAAGGTGAATATTTAGGATATGCAACATTTGCGAATAACGAATCAAAGTTAAAAAAAGATGCCATAAGAATTAAGAATATCTATTTAAATCGGTTTGTTGTAGATGATACACAATTTCTATTTATTGAGAAACTACTAGCCTTGGCTGAGAAGAAAGGAACTAAGGTTTTTTTAGTATGGCCTAGAGTTTATATTGATTATCGCGAATCATATCGAGAATTGGGTTTAGATAAGCATTGGTGGGGTAAAATAAAAAGTCTCGCCAACGAATACAAAGCTCAAGCGATTGATTTTAATGTTGAATCATCATGTGATATATTTAATGATGCATCACACCAATCGATTCAATGCTTCACTGAACAGATGAATTATATTTTTGATCGTTATTCAGAATTGAAATAATTTATTTATGTTTATTTCTAACTGTTTGCAATATTAATTTAATTCATGAATTCTTCATTATAGCACTGACTAAATCAATTTAGAATTTTGACACAGATTGAATTTTTGATGCTTCGATTACCAATTTCATGATCTCTGGGGAACACCTGGCAGAAATATGGCTTGAATCAGTATAGTAATTACATTTTGTATCTACGTTCTGAAGATTAATATACGGATAACCATAGGCTTCAATCTTATCTTGGATAATTTTATCTGCTGATATAGCTCCTGATTCTTCTTGTTTTTGCTTGTATATTGAATGAACTCGTGGTCTCCAGAATACTACGGGAATTTTGGACTTTTGAATTTTAGCTAATAGAAGATCTAATATTGCGACTTCAGATTCGGAGATTTTGAAATCTTTTAGAATATTATGTGATACTAAATATTCTGTGTATTCAAGAATTCTCTTTTTGTATTCAGTCTCAGGAAAGGAGAACTCTTCAAAGTCTATATGATTGGCTGGCAAAGTTCCTGTTGTCGGGAAAAAGGAATAAGCTGGAATTACATTATTTTCTGATAAATAATCTTTGCCCTTTATGAATTTCTGGAGTGATTTTTCTGGCATGAATTTATAATACACTGACGGAAATAAAGTATAGAGATACAAGTCTTTTCGCCAAGTATTATCAGCTACTGGAAGCAGTTCTAATAGAAATCTATAAGGGAAAATATTGGTTCTAAATTGAAAATCCGCATGGAATGGGTTATTCGTATTGAGACTTTCAGGAGATACTTCGATGATAACTAATTCAGGTTTAAATCCTGATTCAACAATAGTTTGAAACAAGTAAAGATGATAAAGGAATTCTGAAGCTTTTACTATCGAGCGAGTTTCGAAATCATAATTAAGGAGCATATTCTTCGATTCCGTATCGATAAAAGGATTCGATTCTATACTCTTATTATCTAGAAAACTTAATATATCAGATCTAGACGTTCCAAGAATAATGATTTCTTTTTTCGAATCTAAGTTTTTTTTCTTATCTAAATATATACCGCGCATTGCGTCGCTTATGTTTTCAATGGGAGTGTTATCTAATCTTCCAGTTTTGTAGCAGGACGGAATCAAAGATACTTTGTCTATTATAAATAGAAAAAGTAAAAGTCCAAATGGCATTATAAAAATTCTTATATTCATAATTAAAATTGAAAATAAATAAACTGCTCTTGTATTACTGGAATTCTGGATATTGCAAAATACAAAATTAAACTAAGTACGGGAATTGTTATATAGTGATTCCACTTAATTCGGTTTGCGAAAAAATCTTTCCATTCAAAAAATTGAATCAAATAGCAAAGAACTACAAGCCCAAAGAATTGCTCCAAAAATATTTTTGTTTTACCAGGATTGGAAAAGGATGCAATCATTTTAGAAAGAACATCCCAATTTCCTGATCTAAATGCGAAAGCTCCAACTAACCAGAAAAAGGTGACGATAGCCCATCCTAATATTTTTTTTGGAATTGGAGATTCTACTGTAGCTTTGCCAAGTCTTCTTTCTATTACAAGAATTGAGCCATGCAAAAAACCCCAGATCAAGTAAGCATAGGTGTTACCGTGCCAGAGCCCACCCAATGACATTACAATGATTGTATTAAAATTCAATCGTAGTGCTGATACTCGACTTCCTCCAAGCGGAATATATAAATAGTCTCGAAGCCAAGTAGATAGAGTAATATGCCATCTTGACCAGAGTTCAGCAAAGTTTAAACTGAAGTAAGGAGCTCGGAAATTTTCTGGAATTCTATAACCTAGTAGTAGGGCACAACCGCGAGCGATATCTGTATAACCTGAGAAATCACAGAAAATTTGAATCGAAAAACCGAGAATTGCAAGTAAAGTTGTGGTTCCACTAAAGCTTAACGGATCGGCCCAGATTGGATTTATGATTCTTGCCATTTGATCGGCGATTAAGACTTTTTTGAAAACACCTGATAGAATTCTATACAAGGCTTCTATCGTGTCGGATTCATTTTGTCTAATATTCTTCAATTGATGAAAAAAATCAGAATGGCGCATGATTGGTCCTGCAATCAATTGAGGGAAAAAGAAGATAAAAAGTAAAAAATCCAAAAACCCGATATCAGCAGTTTGGTTCCTATAAGTATCAACTATAAAAGCAATTATTTGAAAAGAATAGAAGCTTATGGCGAGAGGTAGTATAATATTGGGAAATTCAGAAAAGAAACTCAAGGCTTGTGGATTATATGATATATATCCATTTATAATCGATTGACTGTATTTAAAAAACAGTAAATTCGAAATATTAAATATGATCCCGATTATCATAAATCGGTTCGACTTCGTTTTCCGAATACCAATTACACATAAATAGCTAATAGCTGTGACAGCTAGAAAGTGAACAAAAAATCCAAGGCTCCAATAGGCATAAAAAAAGAAAGATGCAATTAAGAGGATATATTTTTTCGAAGCTTGAGGTGCAAACCAGTAGATAGAATAAACAACTACAAAAAATAATAAATAATCAATAGAGTTAAA of Leptospira sp. GIMC2001 contains these proteins:
- a CDS encoding CDGSH iron-sulfur domain-containing protein; this encodes MAEAPIPAQKSPYVLSMEEGSKKMWCSCGYSSSQPFCDGAHAKNETGMKPLKYVCDSSGEVAFCGCKQTKNPPFCDGSHNSL
- a CDS encoding 2-dehydropantoate 2-reductase, producing MKKIVVIGSGAVGGFYGGLLASTGNQVTFLLRSDYDYCMRYGLEILSPWGDIKLISTEQFVSDINNRTTYPVDFVQDPKLLPRNIDLIIICIKSTDNSSLGDLLINYLSKKTTLDPETSSDNQSKTKNSNSSVIEPAVLLIQNGIGTEELIYKILPNSRIFAGLAFLCSVRKSQAVIQHIDYGDLTIAEYKPANSMATHNSIDKKNISSVKTNQPHKRNVDSGMDLDTLESMLVKAKIPVTCESNLTLARLKKLIWNVPFNGLSVVYNSQTDDMMNDPKILDLVKKLMSEVQLIAKAMNLEITDSFIADRLERTRKMKPYPTSMKLDFENRRPMEIDAIYGKLIEYGFFYNLEIPNITKLYENLCKLESKSVSNQAN
- a CDS encoding radical SAM protein; this translates as MATIQTNTIRQPSSLELLEEMERKYKSIPIEAIVKQDILRQGIHFLPESFKIGKDYKSKDYFIFSFDHTPLADLVDGADTQAPEEIRIQGGHFALKPTVISTRNNANSPYKMKLVDGIPTLFLYETNLGNAAYPPKPAWYRHKTKSGKFPGEIAPVIEWGYLIYLTVFRNCQYFGKEEECAYCDINHNYRQQKGAGRPYTGVKDVEDLIEVLSWIDAEDEVAKVYTITGGSVLTQLKKKNEVDFYLQYPQAIETKFPGRWMGKLVAQAFEKDDCKKFKDSGIQIYHPNYEVWDRELFKKICPGKEAWIGYDTWIRRVVDSAEVFGAENVIPNFVGGVELSQPYGFKTVAEAIRSTGEGLDFFMSKGIVPRFTAWCPEPFTTLGTQAGPPLEYFCELLTVWKETFEKYNLPTPPGYGDPGPGKAVFSVSAFMDVIGYEGRN
- a CDS encoding PQQ-dependent sugar dehydrogenase; this encodes MRPYLITVLFLSIFATQRIFSQSIELIRVGSGFDQPTEISSIPGNDTDLIVLEKTGKAKLLNLQTGSVRTVIDLSKIVLTSSEQGLLGIAFANDYSKSGKIYLNFIMKRNSEDRTIIAEINQDIFRSTEPILEVDNILKEIAQPYANHNGGCIRMGKDGFLYIGLGDGGSSNDPHGNGQNSKTFLGKLLRIDPKLGKGGMQYQIPKDNPFYKSKEFYPEIYAYGFRNPWKFSFDRETHELFLADVGQNRIEEVNVVRKAGNYGWNIFEGNECFKGNSKCKDLKGAIQPIHTYNHDLGQSITGGYVYRGTTIPSFQGHYVFGDFVSGTIWSLSYQKGKMTDKMLLKTKMNISTFGEDNFGELYLADFSKGEVYKLQNAKKTLK
- a CDS encoding lipoprotein LipL45 — translated: MKQVPLKVVLIVSALSILTLVCKKPDTDLESSASKGSTISAVIVFSVGDSKVSHADGTEERAQLGASVKTGDTIKTGEKGKVDLQLDNGSSIRIAPSTTLDFAKLAMNASGSSETQLALVSGKVFANVNKAKKDDNFSIVTPTAIAGVRGTSFIVENDAKTNKAKVKVVDGAVAMSSRIPALENLKPEEIEANADYKKLVASIESSSVVLEKGQQASLKSDNKKLVSDIDKLDVSAVSLVVANEKPEMTQSSLTKSEEQELKTIVKVDEATAKELVDLNQKGASSEDATKLAEIEKKRKEIEEKLAGKQEVLKKEFENSLAEKPKTFTNKKDIVSYYERIEKIVLTNGSFEVGAIINQENNTMIVHTELGIKKINLDDVEEVIYDYQSKTKF
- a CDS encoding hemolysin family protein; amino-acid sequence: MLSHPTNNLCQNNCLVSITLPELKDQLMHSDLIITFCLIFFMILLNGIFAGYEIALASVNLGRLKVLSEANVPGSKSALDMKLRMEASLAVVQIGITLAGAIAAATSGVSAKELITPAILNWIDIRESVADFLAIAIVVIPLTSVTIIFAELVPKTIAIKNNEIVCLKLSPFMQVVSYMVYPSILFFEWSTKNIVRLFESKSGDFFSEGDLGLIELKAQANALKANRIINLHQEQIILGASNLSQVTCADIFIPVYEVVSLYVDDDLPGHFVTIHLDPYTRFPVIEEKGNPSSIIGYVNIKEVIFLAKTHPNNPNLREILRPLISMNEDTSIGDAFAKMMREHVHVSLVKDKNQKILGIITLEDILEEVVGDIQDEFDRLPKHLTQLGKSYIVGGGVSLNTVLKTIKMQSDSIYPDNLNMSDWLRSKLQKKIQGGDVFEIDGLKILVRKVKMNRIFEVSISINDSGLHNRYSKQA
- the lipA gene encoding lipoyl synthase, with amino-acid sequence MNPLKKKARTKSVTPVPDKPNWMKVNLKFPTPNDAVSLVRENVSKGSIHTVCESASCPNLNHCWSRKTATYMIGGDICTRRCKYCDVAFGKPLKLDENEPVDVAESALSLGLRHVVVTSVNRDDLGDGGAEHFARTVEEIRLRLPNCRIEILVPDFKAKRESLDRIYQSRPDIFNHNIETVERLFADITPAKNYNRSMEVLKDAHEHGFRTKSGIILGLGEEEHEVYEALNDLRKNGVSMITIGQYLQPTETHFPIQRYLSPQEFNKYGKYAREIGFLSVASGPLIRSSYHADEQIEQLAD
- a CDS encoding pseudouridine synthase, whose protein sequence is MRINRFLAGSGITSRRKAEEWIREGRVRVNGNLVVDLGTQINTESDLVTVDNVPFNEHKPVSIDKVIILNKPAGYLTSHSDRFHDKTIFDLLPQEYANFRFAGRLDLESRGVLILSDSGDVIQRLSHPSLGPEKEYIVHTFQKINAQKVDVDFRVGIRDQGETLRAKSVSPITGDTNSFRVVLEEGKKRQLRRMFLKLGGRVSDLYRVRVGNFSLEKINIAEGKWKWIDLNKIIDKAK
- a CDS encoding DUF1574 domain-containing protein; its protein translation is MKDKKFLLYPVYFLLVLFIIDKIFLIDFFRKDFIQPGNAMFYFQRNQLQERIKNDPSLEKGNKKLAVALGDSRAYPFSEPGLSEKEKDNWIIYNFSSPQAVPMYSLMRYERLIEDGIVPDLLYVAISPESFDDSKGAIYDPFMRLGMDEKFKKDYWDLIPWSARYDYILGKVFAFYGLKLDFKMLLDRYKYNRMSDYNPEFNEEVMILNLGKGEYLGYATFANNESKLKKDAIRIKNIYLNRFVVDDTQFLFIEKLLALAEKKGTKVFLVWPRVYIDYRESYRELGLDKHWWGKIKSLANEYKAQAIDFNVESSCDIFNDASHQSIQCFTEQMNYIFDRYSELK